Proteins co-encoded in one Haladaptatus sp. ZSTT2 genomic window:
- the artA gene encoding archaeosortase A, whose amino-acid sequence MLGELLATLAWLTQFSDPLAWLVIGTFSAGALIELRDRDLARPVTVVAWVLFAAFWLSLVYHFAFVAKSIIEGVGSAAAVPLSLYVAYLIWNGRDSLFVLTRAVALMGVVFMPFEAIIPLQKVLIELVASQTEFLMQLLGVDPTVVSGAEFGHHDFRSTFYFTAENDPNHALTYTILIACTGIGSMAIFVGLIGAVRAPLRNKLRALAVSLPVIYGLNLIRNIFIGLGFGLQKFHIAPDLVMSVFALDDPYRVSYIIADRIISQSLAVVALVFITWFVVRELPGVLVIIEDLLFLVTGTEYDLQNAFDMDAPMRADGDGRAR is encoded by the coding sequence ATGCTCGGAGAGCTACTGGCGACGCTGGCGTGGTTGACGCAGTTTTCTGACCCCCTAGCGTGGCTGGTCATCGGCACCTTTTCTGCGGGCGCACTCATCGAACTGCGCGACCGCGACCTCGCCCGTCCGGTCACGGTCGTCGCGTGGGTACTGTTTGCTGCCTTCTGGCTCTCGCTCGTCTATCACTTCGCCTTCGTTGCAAAGAGTATCATCGAGGGCGTTGGAAGTGCAGCGGCAGTCCCGCTAAGCCTCTACGTCGCCTACCTCATCTGGAACGGCAGAGATTCGCTGTTTGTCCTGACGCGAGCAGTGGCGCTGATGGGCGTTGTGTTCATGCCGTTCGAGGCGATCATCCCACTCCAGAAGGTGCTCATCGAACTGGTAGCGAGCCAAACGGAGTTCCTCATGCAACTGCTCGGCGTGGATCCGACCGTGGTTTCGGGAGCCGAGTTCGGTCATCACGACTTTCGGTCAACGTTTTACTTCACTGCAGAGAACGACCCGAACCACGCGCTCACGTACACCATCCTCATCGCGTGTACGGGAATCGGGAGCATGGCCATCTTCGTCGGATTGATTGGCGCCGTCCGCGCCCCGCTTCGCAACAAACTTCGGGCGCTTGCCGTGTCGCTGCCGGTGATTTACGGGCTGAATCTCATCAGAAACATCTTCATCGGGCTTGGATTTGGTCTGCAGAAGTTCCACATCGCGCCCGACCTCGTAATGTCAGTGTTCGCTCTCGACGACCCCTACAGAGTGTCCTACATCATCGCAGACCGCATCATCAGCCAGAGCCTTGCGGTCGTCGCCCTCGTGTTCATCACGTGGTTCGTCGTCCGCGAGTTACCGGGCGTGCTCGTCATCATCGAAGACCTGCTCTTTCTCGTCACGGGTACTGAGTACGACCTCCAAAACGCGTTCGATATGGACGCACCGATGCGCGCTGACGGTGACGGCCGAGCGCGGTAA
- the dph5 gene encoding diphthine synthase, with product MLTFIGLGLYDERSITVEGQEALRETDRVFAEFYTSKLVGTTIEAVEEYHDITIEVRDREGVEQHPEPILDAAETESVAFLTAGDTMISTTHVDLRLRAAERGIETRIIHGTTAEAAASSLTGLQNYRFGKATTLPFPYTESMGVPQSVIDTIEANRERGHHTLCYLDIKAERGDYMTADVAASLLAEDWDADMLAVVVARAGSPEPIVAADRLGALATRDFGDPLHLLVIPGDLHHMEGEALAELAGAPRDAVDELSPN from the coding sequence ATGCTCACGTTCATCGGCCTCGGCCTCTACGACGAACGCTCTATCACCGTCGAAGGGCAGGAAGCCCTCCGCGAGACCGACCGCGTCTTTGCAGAGTTCTACACCAGCAAACTCGTCGGCACGACCATCGAAGCTGTAGAGGAGTACCACGACATCACCATCGAGGTGCGCGACCGCGAAGGCGTCGAACAACACCCAGAGCCCATCTTGGACGCCGCAGAAACCGAATCGGTCGCCTTCCTCACCGCCGGTGACACCATGATCTCGACGACGCACGTAGACCTCCGACTTCGGGCGGCAGAACGCGGCATCGAAACCCGCATCATCCACGGAACGACCGCAGAAGCCGCGGCCAGTTCGCTCACTGGCCTTCAGAACTACCGCTTCGGGAAGGCGACCACGCTGCCGTTTCCCTACACCGAGTCAATGGGTGTCCCTCAGAGCGTCATCGACACCATCGAAGCCAACCGCGAACGCGGCCATCACACCCTCTGTTACCTCGACATTAAAGCCGAGCGCGGCGATTACATGACCGCGGACGTGGCCGCTTCGCTCTTAGCTGAAGATTGGGATGCAGACATGCTCGCCGTCGTGGTCGCTCGGGCGGGCAGCCCAGAACCCATCGTCGCCGCAGACCGGCTTGGCGCACTCGCTACGCGAGATTTCGGCGACCCACTCCACTTACTCGTCATTCCCGGCGACCTCCACCACATGGAAGGCGAGGCGCTCGCTGAGCTGGCTGGCGCACCTCGGGATGCTGTCGACGAACTGAGTCCGAACTAA